In the Vibrio gigantis genome, one interval contains:
- a CDS encoding glutathione peroxidase: MFASKEGQSIPQVTFPTRQGDAWVNVTTEELFKDKTVIVFSLPGAFTPTCSSSHLPRYNELHSVFKENGVDDILCVSVNDTFVMNAWKADQEAENITFIPDGNGDFTDGMGMLVEKNDIGFGKRSWRYSMLVKNGVVEKMFIEEDVPGDPFKVSDADTMLNYLAPEHKEQESITVFTKPGCPFCMKAKQNLIDKGLNYEEVVLGKDATTVSLRAISGRTTVPQVFIGGKHIGGSEELEAFLG; this comes from the coding sequence ATGTTTGCATCTAAAGAAGGTCAATCAATCCCTCAAGTAACATTCCCAACTCGCCAAGGTGATGCATGGGTTAACGTAACGACTGAAGAGCTATTCAAAGACAAAACAGTTATCGTATTCAGCCTACCAGGCGCGTTTACGCCAACTTGTTCGTCAAGCCACCTTCCTCGTTACAACGAACTACATTCAGTGTTCAAAGAGAACGGTGTTGATGACATCCTTTGTGTTTCTGTAAACGACACGTTCGTAATGAACGCATGGAAAGCAGACCAAGAAGCGGAAAACATCACATTCATCCCAGACGGTAACGGCGACTTCACAGACGGCATGGGCATGCTAGTTGAGAAAAACGACATCGGCTTCGGCAAACGTTCATGGCGCTACAGCATGCTGGTTAAAAACGGCGTGGTAGAAAAAATGTTCATCGAAGAAGACGTACCAGGTGACCCGTTCAAGGTTTCAGATGCTGATACTATGCTTAACTACCTTGCTCCTGAGCACAAAGAGCAAGAGTCAATCACAGTATTCACTAAGCCAGGTTGCCCATTCTGTATGAAAGCAAAACAGAACCTAATCGACAAAGGTCTGAACTACGAAGAAGTCGTACTAGGCAAAGACGCAACAACAGTAAGCCTACGTGCAATCTCTGGTCGCACAACAGTTCCTCAAGTTTTCATCGGTGGCAAACACATCGGTGGCAGCGAAGAACTAGAAGCTTTCCTAGGTTAA
- a CDS encoding dihydrolipoyl dehydrogenase, translating into MKQVNVDVAVIGGGTAGLGSYRAAKAHTDSVVMIEGGPYGTTCARVGCMPSKLLIAAAESVHQIEKAPAFGVHPQGDIVINGREVMERVKFERDRFVGFVLEGVDEIPEQDKISGYAKFLDDNTLQIDDHTVVTAKRIVIATGSRPAYPAVWNELGDRLIINDDVFSWDDLPESVAVFGPGVIGLELGQSLHRLGVETKLFGLGGQVGPVTDPEIMAYADKAFNEEFYLDADVKIESMKRITTESGEPRVEIQFINKQGELETNVVEYVLAATGRRPNTDKLGLENTSLELDERGVPVADHYTLQTSLPSVFIAGDASNQLPLLHEAADQARIAGDNAGRFPEIRAGLRRSKISAVFSDPQIAMVGETYKEITTRLGTCGCFATGEVSFENQGRSRVMLRNKGILHVYGEQGTGRFLGAEMMGPNAEHLAHLLAWAHQNKMTVSEMLDMPFYHPVIEEGVRTALRDLNAKLHLGPEMVKHCLDCGPGC; encoded by the coding sequence ATGAAACAAGTCAATGTAGATGTAGCAGTTATCGGGGGCGGTACGGCAGGTCTAGGTTCTTACCGCGCTGCAAAAGCACACACTGACAGTGTCGTGATGATTGAAGGCGGTCCTTACGGTACAACCTGTGCTCGCGTTGGTTGTATGCCATCTAAACTGCTTATTGCAGCTGCAGAAAGCGTGCACCAAATCGAGAAAGCTCCGGCTTTTGGCGTTCACCCACAAGGTGATATCGTAATTAACGGTCGTGAAGTAATGGAGCGAGTGAAGTTTGAGCGTGACCGTTTTGTTGGTTTTGTTTTAGAAGGCGTAGATGAAATCCCAGAGCAAGACAAGATCTCTGGCTATGCAAAATTCTTAGACGACAACACGCTGCAAATTGATGATCATACGGTTGTGACGGCTAAGCGTATTGTTATCGCGACAGGTTCGCGCCCTGCATACCCTGCAGTTTGGAATGAACTTGGCGACCGCCTAATCATTAATGATGACGTGTTCAGCTGGGATGATTTACCAGAATCAGTTGCCGTATTTGGCCCTGGCGTTATTGGCCTGGAGCTTGGTCAGTCACTGCACCGCTTAGGTGTGGAAACCAAACTGTTCGGTTTGGGTGGTCAAGTTGGCCCAGTAACCGACCCAGAGATCATGGCTTACGCAGACAAAGCCTTCAATGAAGAGTTCTACCTAGATGCCGACGTAAAAATCGAAAGCATGAAGCGTATTACCACTGAATCGGGTGAGCCACGTGTCGAAATCCAGTTCATTAATAAGCAAGGTGAGCTAGAAACTAACGTCGTTGAGTACGTACTGGCAGCGACAGGCCGTCGTCCAAACACAGACAAACTTGGTCTAGAGAATACCTCTCTTGAGCTTGATGAACGTGGTGTGCCAGTTGCAGACCACTACACACTACAAACATCGTTGCCATCAGTATTCATTGCGGGTGATGCAAGCAACCAACTGCCTCTGCTACATGAAGCAGCAGACCAAGCACGCATTGCGGGTGATAACGCAGGTCGCTTCCCAGAGATTCGTGCAGGCCTACGCCGCTCTAAAATCTCTGCGGTATTCTCTGACCCGCAAATAGCAATGGTTGGCGAAACCTACAAAGAGATCACCACCCGCTTAGGCACATGTGGCTGTTTCGCAACGGGTGAAGTGTCTTTCGAGAACCAAGGTCGTTCACGAGTGATGCTACGCAACAAAGGTATTCTGCACGTTTACGGCGAGCAAGGTACAGGCCGCTTCCTTGGTGCTGAGATGATGGGACCAAACGCAGAACACTTGGCTCACTTACTAGCATGGGCACACCAGAACAAGATGACGGTTTCTGAGATGCTAGACATGCCGTTCTACCACCCCGTAATTGAGGAGGGTGTACGAACAGCGCTGCGTGACCTCAATGCGAAACTGCACCTAGGTCCAGAGATGGTGAAACACTGTCTAGACTGTGGTCCAGGTTGTTAA
- a CDS encoding RidA family protein — translation MIERQETKQRMSRIVKHNGTIYLCGQVCADATKGITEQTQTMLDKVEALLEQAGSDKEHMLSATIYLKDMKDFQEMNAVWDAWVPEGHAPARACVTGDMAREALLVEISVIAAEK, via the coding sequence ATGATTGAGCGCCAAGAAACCAAGCAACGCATGAGCCGTATTGTTAAACACAACGGTACTATCTACCTATGTGGCCAAGTTTGTGCGGATGCAACAAAAGGCATTACAGAGCAAACACAGACGATGCTGGATAAAGTAGAAGCGTTACTTGAGCAAGCAGGCAGCGACAAAGAGCACATGCTGTCAGCAACCATTTACTTGAAAGACATGAAAGACTTCCAAGAAATGAACGCAGTATGGGATGCATGGGTTCCAGAAGGTCACGCTCCAGCTCGCGCATGTGTGACTGGCGACATGGCTCGTGAGGCACTACTGGTTGAGATCTCTGTGATTGCAGCTGAGAAGTAA
- a CDS encoding DUF3624 domain-containing protein: MTCLHCNKNEKIFNKLGRCQRCMNQLTVLSILSWGVWWLFFREGPKTINAIALMMAAFAFSGLLSLHWIMKFLVLPLRNKKR, translated from the coding sequence ATGACATGTCTTCATTGCAATAAAAATGAAAAAATCTTCAACAAACTCGGTCGTTGCCAACGTTGTATGAATCAGCTCACGGTGTTGTCGATATTAAGTTGGGGAGTATGGTGGCTGTTTTTCAGGGAAGGCCCAAAAACCATCAACGCCATCGCTTTGATGATGGCAGCTTTCGCATTCAGTGGCTTATTGTCGTTGCATTGGATAATGAAGTTTTTGGTGCTGCCTTTAAGGAACAAAAAGCGTTAG
- the argH gene encoding argininosuccinate lyase: MALWGGRFTQAADTRFKDFNDSLRFDYRLAEQDIVGSIAWSKALLSVNVLTEEEQQKLELALNELKLEVMEDPEQILRSDAEDIHSWVEQQLIGKVGDLGKKLHTGRSRNDQVATDLKLWCRQQGNQLLLALDRLQSQMVNVASQHQETVLPGYTHLQRAQPVTFAHWCLAYVEMLERDYSRLNDAIKRLDTCPLGSGALAGTAYPMDREELAHNLGFRRATRNSLDSVSDRDHVMELMSIASISMLHLSRLAEDMIFYNSGESNFIELADTVTSGSSLMPQKKNPDALELIRGKTGRVYGSLAAMMMTVKALPLAYNKDMQEDKEGLFDALDTWNDCMEMAALCFDGIKVNGERTLEAAKQGYANSTELADYLVAKGIPFREAHHIVGVTVVAAIAKGCALEELTIAEMKEFSEVIEEDVYDILTIESCLEKRSALGGVSPQQVAYAVDQAEKRLAQRDTSIVKVRPARLTDIEALEGMVAYWANMGENLPRSRNELVRDIGSFAVAEHHGEVTGCASLYVYDSGLAEIRSLGVEAGWQGQGQGTAIVQHLVEKARQMAIKKVFVLTRTPEFFMKHDFLPTSKSLLPEKVLKDCDQCPRQHACDEVALEVNLVEQIIAKVNVA; this comes from the coding sequence ATGGCATTATGGGGCGGTAGATTTACCCAAGCAGCAGACACCCGGTTCAAAGATTTTAACGATTCTCTTCGTTTTGATTACCGATTGGCTGAGCAAGACATTGTGGGCTCAATTGCCTGGTCTAAAGCTCTACTGTCGGTCAACGTATTAACAGAAGAAGAGCAACAGAAGCTTGAGTTAGCGCTGAATGAGCTAAAACTTGAGGTGATGGAAGATCCTGAACAGATTCTACGTTCTGATGCAGAAGATATTCACAGCTGGGTTGAGCAACAACTTATCGGCAAAGTCGGTGATTTGGGCAAAAAGCTTCACACTGGCCGCTCTCGTAATGACCAAGTGGCTACAGACCTGAAACTATGGTGTCGTCAGCAAGGTAACCAACTGCTATTGGCATTGGATCGCCTACAGAGCCAAATGGTGAATGTTGCTTCTCAGCATCAAGAAACCGTGCTTCCTGGCTACACTCACCTTCAGCGTGCTCAGCCGGTAACTTTTGCTCACTGGTGCTTGGCTTACGTTGAAATGCTTGAGCGTGATTATTCTCGTTTGAATGATGCGATTAAGCGTCTAGATACATGTCCGCTGGGTTCTGGTGCCCTTGCAGGAACCGCTTACCCGATGGACCGTGAAGAGTTAGCTCACAACTTAGGTTTCCGTCGTGCAACGCGCAACTCTCTAGATTCAGTATCTGACCGTGACCATGTGATGGAGCTGATGTCGATCGCTTCTATCTCTATGCTTCACCTTTCGCGTCTTGCAGAAGATATGATTTTCTACAACTCAGGTGAATCAAACTTTATCGAGTTAGCGGATACCGTGACGTCAGGTTCATCTCTGATGCCACAAAAGAAAAATCCGGATGCGCTAGAACTTATCCGTGGCAAAACTGGTCGTGTTTACGGTTCATTAGCAGCAATGATGATGACAGTAAAAGCTCTGCCTTTGGCGTACAACAAAGACATGCAAGAAGATAAAGAAGGTCTGTTCGACGCTTTAGACACTTGGAATGATTGTATGGAAATGGCTGCTCTTTGTTTTGACGGCATTAAAGTGAACGGCGAACGTACACTTGAAGCTGCGAAACAAGGCTACGCGAACTCAACAGAGCTGGCTGATTACCTAGTAGCGAAAGGCATTCCTTTCCGTGAAGCTCACCACATTGTTGGTGTAACAGTCGTCGCGGCGATTGCTAAAGGCTGTGCACTAGAAGAATTAACCATCGCAGAGATGAAAGAGTTCTCTGAGGTGATTGAAGAGGATGTGTATGACATTCTGACCATTGAATCGTGTCTTGAAAAACGTAGCGCATTAGGTGGTGTATCACCACAGCAAGTGGCTTACGCAGTAGACCAAGCTGAGAAACGTTTGGCGCAGCGTGACACCTCTATCGTTAAGGTTCGTCCTGCTCGTTTGACTGACATTGAAGCATTGGAAGGCATGGTGGCTTACTGGGCGAACATGGGTGAAAACCTGCCTCGCTCTCGTAATGAACTGGTGCGTGATATTGGCTCATTCGCTGTCGCAGAACATCATGGTGAAGTGACAGGTTGTGCATCACTTTATGTGTATGACTCTGGCTTAGCGGAAATTCGTTCGTTGGGTGTTGAAGCTGGCTGGCAAGGTCAAGGGCAGGGGACTGCAATCGTGCAGCACCTTGTTGAGAAGGCTCGCCAAATGGCAATCAAGAAAGTGTTCGTACTGACTCGTACTCCTGAGTTCTTTATGAAGCATGACTTCTTACCGACATCGAAATCTCTGCTACCTGAGAAGGTATTGAAAGATTGTGACCAGTGTCCTCGTCAACATGCGTGTGATGAAGTGGCGTTGGAAGTGAACTTGGTCGAGCAGATAATTGCTAAGGTGAATGTTGCATAA
- a CDS encoding argininosuccinate synthase, translating into MSKVNVKKVVVAYSGGLDTSVIIPWLKENYDCEVVAFVADVGQGDEELIGIEEKAKASGASECYIADLKEEMVADYIYPTLKTGAYYEGKYLLGTSMARPIIAKAQVEVARKVGADALCHGCTGKGNDQVRFEGAFAALAPDLHVIAPWREWDLVSREECLDYLAERNIPCTASLTKIYSRDANAWHISTEGGVLENTWNAPNEDCWAWTVDPEQAPNESETVTLKVEKGEVVAVDGETMTPYNALVYLNEKGAKHGVGRIDIVENRLVGMKSRGCYETPGGTIMMEALRAVEQLVLDKAAFEFREELGVKASHLVYDGRWFTPLCKSILAATEELAQDVNGEVVIKLYKGHATVTQKRSDNSLYSEEFATFGEDEVYDQSHAEGFIRLYSLSSRIRALNSQK; encoded by the coding sequence ATGAGCAAAGTTAACGTAAAGAAAGTTGTAGTAGCCTACTCTGGCGGTCTAGACACATCAGTAATCATCCCATGGTTGAAAGAAAATTATGACTGTGAAGTGGTTGCGTTTGTCGCGGATGTTGGTCAAGGCGACGAAGAGTTGATTGGTATCGAGGAGAAAGCGAAAGCTTCTGGTGCTTCTGAGTGTTACATCGCAGACCTTAAAGAAGAGATGGTGGCAGATTACATCTACCCAACACTAAAAACAGGCGCTTACTACGAAGGCAAATACCTACTAGGTACTTCTATGGCTCGTCCAATCATCGCGAAAGCGCAGGTTGAAGTCGCACGTAAAGTAGGTGCTGACGCGCTGTGTCACGGTTGTACTGGTAAAGGTAATGACCAAGTTCGTTTTGAAGGTGCATTCGCAGCACTAGCACCAGACCTACACGTAATTGCACCATGGCGTGAGTGGGATCTAGTGAGCCGTGAAGAGTGTCTAGATTACCTAGCAGAGCGTAACATCCCTTGTACCGCTTCTCTTACTAAGATTTACTCGCGTGATGCAAACGCATGGCACATCTCAACAGAAGGTGGCGTTCTAGAAAATACATGGAACGCACCTAACGAAGATTGCTGGGCTTGGACTGTAGACCCAGAGCAAGCGCCAAACGAATCTGAAACAGTGACGCTTAAAGTTGAAAAAGGCGAAGTGGTAGCGGTAGATGGTGAAACAATGACGCCATACAACGCACTGGTTTACCTAAACGAGAAGGGTGCTAAGCACGGTGTTGGTCGTATCGATATCGTAGAAAACCGTCTTGTTGGCATGAAGTCTCGTGGTTGTTACGAAACTCCGGGTGGCACAATCATGATGGAAGCACTGCGCGCAGTAGAACAACTGGTTCTTGATAAAGCGGCATTCGAATTCCGTGAAGAGCTGGGTGTTAAAGCTTCTCACCTTGTATACGACGGTCGTTGGTTCACTCCACTGTGTAAGTCAATCCTTGCAGCGACAGAAGAGCTAGCACAAGACGTGAATGGTGAAGTGGTTATCAAACTTTACAAAGGCCATGCAACGGTGACTCAGAAGCGTTCTGACAACAGCCTGTACTCAGAAGAGTTTGCAACCTTTGGTGAAGATGAAGTTTACGACCAAAGCCACGCTGAAGGCTTCATCCGTCTTTACTCGCTATCAAGCCGTATTCGTGCCCTGAATAGCCAAAAGTAA
- the argB gene encoding acetylglutamate kinase, with product MSLNNQPLIIKLGGAALSCGETLSKLFGAISAYQQQAQRPIVIVHGGGYLVDDLMNKLNLETVKKEGLRVTPYDQIPVIAGALAGTANKLLQGQAIKDGINAVGLSLADGGLCKVSELNPELGAVGKAEPGDSTVLQAILNAGSLPIISSIGLTEQGQLMNVNADQAAVAVAGALDAELVLLSDVSGVLDGKGHLIPSLNQQQADDLIAGKVITDGMIVKVQAALEAANDLGRPIEVATWRYPEKLTQLFSGKSIGTQFLPQ from the coding sequence ATGAGCCTTAATAATCAACCATTAATCATAAAGTTAGGTGGCGCTGCGCTATCTTGTGGTGAAACACTTAGCAAGTTATTTGGTGCTATCTCTGCTTACCAACAACAGGCACAACGACCAATCGTGATTGTTCACGGTGGTGGTTACCTTGTTGATGATTTGATGAATAAATTGAACCTCGAAACCGTTAAGAAAGAAGGGCTACGTGTTACTCCTTATGATCAGATCCCTGTGATTGCTGGTGCACTAGCGGGTACGGCGAATAAATTACTGCAAGGTCAGGCGATTAAAGACGGTATCAATGCCGTTGGTTTGAGCCTAGCAGATGGTGGTTTATGCAAAGTGAGCGAACTGAACCCTGAGTTGGGTGCAGTAGGAAAAGCGGAGCCGGGCGACTCAACCGTCCTGCAAGCGATTCTTAATGCTGGCTCACTGCCAATCATTAGCTCTATTGGTCTAACAGAGCAAGGGCAACTGATGAACGTCAATGCCGACCAAGCTGCGGTTGCCGTTGCTGGCGCACTTGATGCTGAGCTAGTACTTCTTTCTGATGTAAGTGGTGTGTTGGATGGCAAAGGGCACCTCATTCCAAGCCTTAATCAACAACAAGCCGATGACCTTATTGCTGGTAAAGTGATTACTGACGGCATGATCGTTAAGGTTCAAGCCGCACTAGAAGCCGCTAACGACCTCGGACGACCAATCGAAGTGGCTACTTGGCGATATCCAGAAAAGCTAACACAACTGTTTTCAGGTAAAAGCATAGGAACACAGTTTTTACCTCAGTAG
- the argC gene encoding N-acetyl-gamma-glutamyl-phosphate reductase → MLKTTIIGASGYTGAELALMINRHPELTLSGLYVSANSVDAGKPIASLHGKLAGLIDMPVQPLTNPEEVAKQSDVIFLATAHEVSHDLAPIFLENDCQVFDLSGAFRVKGENFYQEFYGFEHQHEQWLDKAAYGLAEWNEQEIKEAQLVAVAGCYPTASQLAIKPLVDAKLLDENQWPVINATSGVTGAGRKATMVNSFCEVSLQAYGVFNHRHQPEMAAHLGCDVIFTPHLGNFKRGILATITMKLAEGVTEQQIQDAFEQAYQGKPAVRLLEETLPRIQDVEQTPFCDLGWKVQGQHIIVVSAIDNLLKGASSQAMQCLNLRYGFAPLTALV, encoded by the coding sequence ATGTTGAAAACCACGATCATTGGCGCAAGCGGCTACACAGGAGCAGAACTGGCTCTAATGATAAACAGACACCCTGAGCTCACGCTATCAGGTTTGTATGTCTCAGCCAATAGTGTAGACGCAGGTAAACCTATTGCATCGCTACACGGTAAGTTGGCTGGCTTGATTGATATGCCAGTACAACCATTAACGAATCCAGAAGAAGTGGCAAAGCAGTCTGATGTGATTTTCTTAGCTACTGCACACGAAGTAAGCCACGACCTAGCTCCTATCTTTCTAGAGAATGATTGCCAAGTATTCGACTTATCGGGTGCTTTTAGAGTTAAAGGCGAAAACTTCTACCAAGAGTTTTACGGTTTTGAACACCAACACGAACAGTGGCTAGATAAAGCGGCTTACGGCTTAGCTGAATGGAACGAACAAGAAATAAAAGAAGCTCAGCTTGTTGCAGTCGCAGGTTGTTACCCAACGGCATCACAACTGGCGATTAAGCCTTTGGTTGACGCTAAGTTACTGGACGAGAACCAATGGCCTGTGATTAACGCAACGAGTGGTGTTACAGGAGCAGGTCGTAAGGCGACCATGGTTAACAGTTTCTGCGAAGTGAGTCTGCAAGCTTACGGCGTGTTCAATCACCGTCATCAACCTGAAATGGCTGCACACTTAGGATGTGATGTGATTTTCACTCCGCACCTCGGCAACTTTAAGCGCGGTATTTTGGCGACCATCACCATGAAATTGGCTGAAGGCGTGACAGAACAACAGATACAAGATGCCTTTGAGCAAGCTTACCAAGGTAAACCTGCGGTGAGATTACTCGAAGAGACATTGCCAAGAATTCAAGATGTAGAACAGACACCTTTCTGTGATTTAGGTTGGAAGGTTCAAGGTCAACATATCATCGTTGTTTCAGCGATTGATAACTTATTAAAGGGTGCATCTAGCCAAGCGATGCAGTGTTTAAATTTACGTTATGGTTTTGCGCCATTAACTGCGTTAGTGTAA
- the argE gene encoding acetylornithine deacetylase, protein MQLPSFLEVYKGLISTDSISSTDPSWDHGNEKVIEKMAQWFKDLGFSVEVVEVEPGKHNMIAKMGSGEGGLLLAGHSDTVPFDEGRWNFDPHALTEHNNRFYGLGTADMKGFFAFVYEAAKKMDWSKQAKPLYVLATCDEETTMLGARHFTENAPFKPDYCIIGEPTSLVPIRGHKGHVANAVRVTGKSGHSSDPALGVNAIEIMHEVLFALMQLRDKLVKEYHHPGFAIPSPTLNLGHIHGGDSANRICGCCELHYDVRPLPGISLDGLDNMLRSALKEVEAKWPGRIEITPLHEPIPGYECQHDHPFIGGMESVCEIESQTVNYCTEAPFLQELCPTLVLGPGSIDQAHQPDEFLSFDFIDPTIDVLSKSIRKYCF, encoded by the coding sequence ATGCAATTACCGAGTTTCCTTGAGGTCTATAAAGGCCTAATTTCCACCGACTCTATTAGTTCTACTGATCCAAGCTGGGATCATGGCAACGAGAAAGTGATCGAAAAAATGGCCCAATGGTTTAAAGACCTGGGCTTTAGCGTAGAAGTCGTGGAAGTTGAGCCTGGCAAGCATAATATGATCGCAAAAATGGGCTCGGGTGAAGGCGGCTTATTATTGGCCGGGCACAGCGATACCGTGCCATTTGATGAAGGGCGTTGGAATTTCGACCCTCACGCATTGACAGAACACAACAATCGCTTCTACGGATTAGGCACCGCCGACATGAAAGGCTTCTTTGCTTTTGTGTATGAAGCGGCTAAAAAGATGGATTGGAGCAAACAGGCGAAGCCACTTTATGTATTGGCAACCTGCGATGAAGAGACCACCATGCTAGGCGCGCGTCACTTCACGGAGAATGCACCATTTAAACCGGACTACTGCATCATTGGCGAACCCACTAGCCTAGTGCCAATTCGCGGGCACAAAGGCCACGTAGCAAATGCGGTGCGAGTAACCGGCAAATCAGGTCACTCTTCTGATCCTGCATTAGGCGTCAACGCCATCGAGATCATGCATGAAGTATTGTTTGCTTTAATGCAGCTGCGTGACAAGTTAGTGAAAGAGTACCATCACCCGGGTTTCGCGATCCCTAGCCCAACACTAAACCTTGGTCATATTCATGGCGGTGACAGCGCGAACCGTATCTGTGGATGCTGTGAGCTGCACTACGATGTGCGTCCTTTACCGGGTATCAGCTTAGATGGCTTGGACAACATGCTGCGCAGCGCATTGAAAGAAGTAGAAGCAAAATGGCCGGGCAGAATTGAGATTACGCCGCTACACGAACCTATCCCGGGCTACGAGTGCCAACACGACCATCCATTTATTGGTGGAATGGAATCGGTATGTGAGATTGAATCACAAACCGTCAACTACTGCACTGAAGCGCCTTTCCTACAAGAGTTATGTCCAACCTTGGTATTGGGTCCAGGCTCAATCGACCAAGCCCACCAGCCGGATGAGTTCTTAAGCTTCGATTTTATCGACCCAACGATTGATGTTCTGAGTAAATCGATCCGTAAATATTGTTTCTAG